A genomic region of Caulobacter vibrioides contains the following coding sequences:
- a CDS encoding MFS transporter — MSELAGTPPGLSDVAGAEGREDVLTPPPTGKLSKGALSWILHQGTRDPYVILVTIYVFAPYFSRVLIGDPVKGQATVADISTTYGLLTALLAPILGASIERYGPRKPLMALGLAIMVPLLFGLWWATPGALPVGLIGAFLIILGVVYNCGDVLQNSLLSRAAEKGQEPVLSGLGYAVANGLSVALLIFVMWAFVLPGQVSWSFVPAGPLFGLSQADHEPSRIVGPLAGAVMLLGAIPFFLWTRDAPRTGVSFVASLKEGVKLLIDTFRNLKGHADVAKFLGARMLYCDGMTALLIFGGLFAAGLMKWGELEMLAYGISLSIFGVLGGLIAPWLDKTLGPRRAVQLEVGICILVLLGTLGMGREKILFFWTWDAATHPAVWNGPLFRTLPELIYLGLGLLIAVFVTAQYASSRTLLVRLAPPDRMAAFFGLFSLSGTATMWVGSLLVALATKMFASQVAGFIPIAVLLALGLLGLFTVKGGGRES, encoded by the coding sequence ATGAGTGAGTTGGCGGGGACGCCTCCGGGCTTGAGCGATGTCGCCGGCGCGGAGGGGCGGGAAGACGTTCTCACGCCGCCGCCGACCGGCAAGCTCTCCAAGGGTGCGCTGAGCTGGATCCTGCACCAGGGCACGCGCGACCCCTATGTGATCCTGGTCACCATCTATGTGTTCGCGCCGTACTTCTCGCGGGTGCTGATCGGCGATCCGGTCAAGGGCCAGGCGACGGTGGCCGACATCTCCACCACCTATGGCCTGCTGACCGCGCTGCTGGCGCCGATCCTGGGCGCCTCGATTGAGCGGTATGGCCCGCGCAAGCCGCTGATGGCGCTGGGCCTGGCGATCATGGTCCCGCTGTTGTTCGGCCTCTGGTGGGCCACGCCCGGTGCGCTGCCGGTGGGGCTGATCGGAGCGTTCCTGATCATCCTGGGCGTCGTCTACAATTGCGGCGACGTGCTGCAGAACTCGCTGCTGTCGCGCGCCGCCGAGAAGGGCCAGGAGCCGGTGCTGTCGGGCCTCGGCTATGCGGTCGCCAACGGCCTGTCGGTGGCGCTGCTGATCTTCGTGATGTGGGCCTTCGTGCTGCCCGGCCAGGTGTCGTGGTCGTTCGTACCGGCCGGCCCGCTGTTTGGCCTCAGCCAGGCCGACCATGAGCCCAGCCGGATCGTCGGACCGCTGGCCGGAGCGGTGATGCTGCTGGGCGCGATCCCGTTCTTCCTGTGGACGCGCGATGCGCCGCGCACTGGGGTGTCGTTCGTCGCCTCGCTGAAGGAAGGCGTGAAGCTGCTCATCGACACCTTCAGAAACCTCAAGGGCCACGCCGACGTCGCCAAGTTTCTCGGCGCGCGGATGCTGTATTGCGACGGCATGACCGCCCTGTTGATCTTTGGCGGTCTGTTCGCGGCGGGGCTGATGAAGTGGGGCGAGCTGGAGATGCTGGCCTACGGAATCTCGCTGTCGATCTTCGGGGTGCTGGGCGGGCTGATCGCGCCGTGGCTGGACAAGACCCTCGGCCCCCGACGGGCGGTTCAGCTGGAGGTCGGGATCTGTATTCTCGTGCTGCTCGGCACGCTGGGCATGGGCCGCGAGAAGATCCTGTTCTTCTGGACCTGGGACGCGGCCACCCATCCCGCCGTCTGGAACGGCCCGTTGTTCCGCACCTTGCCGGAGCTGATCTATCTGGGCCTTGGCCTGCTGATCGCCGTCTTCGTCACCGCGCAGTACGCCTCGAGCCGCACCCTGCTGGTGCGCCTGGCCCCGCCCGACCGGATGGCGGCGTTCTTTGGCCTGTTCTCGCTGTCGGGCACGGCGACCATGTGGGTCGGCTCGCTGCTGGTCGCCCTGGCCACCAAGATGTTCGCCAGCCAGGTGGCCGGCTTCATCCCGATCGCTGTCCTGCTGGCGCTGGGACTGTTGGGGCTATTCACGGTTAAGGGCGGGGGACGGGAGAGCTGA
- a CDS encoding tyrosine-protein phosphatase, with product MTRLIPLQGVENFRDFGDYAAGEGRLKKGVLFRAAHQAEATEADLAHLASLGIATLVDLRRPNERERAPSRRWDGFSAQVIDNDLGITGEDPWHTFLKESDLSLESIHDYMDEYYRRAPFKERHLDLFSRYFQAVARGEGAVLIHCAAGKDRTGILAALTHHIAGVSDDDVIDDYLLTNDPTRFERRGHIFLNNIFEMTGKRPTEAAMRAAMGVEARYLAAAFAAIKDQYGSLDGYLENAVGLDAATREAVAAHILL from the coding sequence ATGACCAGACTGATCCCCCTGCAAGGCGTCGAGAATTTCCGTGACTTCGGCGACTACGCCGCCGGCGAAGGGCGGTTGAAGAAGGGCGTCCTGTTTCGCGCCGCCCACCAGGCCGAGGCGACCGAGGCGGACCTCGCGCACCTGGCCTCGCTGGGCATCGCCACCCTGGTGGACCTGCGCCGCCCCAACGAGCGCGAGCGCGCGCCGTCGCGGCGGTGGGACGGCTTTTCGGCCCAGGTGATCGACAATGATCTCGGCATCACCGGCGAGGATCCCTGGCACACCTTCCTCAAGGAGTCGGATCTGTCGCTGGAGTCGATCCACGACTACATGGACGAGTACTACCGCCGCGCGCCGTTCAAGGAACGGCACCTGGATCTGTTCAGCCGCTACTTCCAGGCGGTGGCCAGGGGCGAGGGCGCGGTGCTGATCCACTGCGCGGCGGGCAAGGACCGCACCGGCATCCTGGCGGCCCTGACTCATCATATCGCGGGCGTCTCGGACGACGACGTCATCGACGACTACCTCCTGACCAACGACCCGACCCGCTTCGAGCGGCGCGGCCACATCTTCCTGAACAACATCTTCGAGATGACCGGCAAGCGACCCACCGAGGCGGCGATGCGCGCGGCCATGGGCGTCGAGGCCCGCTACCTGGCGGCGGCCTTCGCCGCGATCAAGGATCAGTACGGCTCGCTGGACGGCTACCTGGAAAACGCTGTGGGCCTGGACGCGGCGACGCGCGAGGCGGTGGCGGCGCATATTCTGCTTTAG
- a CDS encoding acyltransferase family protein, which translates to MTAAPPQIPSDGTPVATEPTAQSVSHVSGKENVRGGALDFLRFLASLLIVVYHYGAESPMRIERFAQVFSRGFLATDFFLILSGYVLGRAYGASTLSGRLSTPQFWVRRAARVWPGHLAVLAMLAVLVVVLNAIGTDAHKPSRFAWDQMVPQALLIHAWGFPSDGWNLPSWSLSALIICYALFPSFWRAVSKIRHAWLLPLLGLVILAAFEVLAETVFDQGLADLRFQFGVVRALPLFILGVCLARTVDMRWPSEGAAHALLWGGVALLVITQPLDRYALPDPLLFDAPSLLAIAMIVLGAGRLPVKRPQRWIEEGAKLSFALFITHIFVGVIYWSAVHKLIDTVPIGIGWQWLMWLAGFPLAYGGAWLFHRYIDQPLQDRIQPLLRR; encoded by the coding sequence GTGACCGCCGCGCCGCCCCAGATTCCCTCCGACGGGACCCCCGTTGCGACCGAGCCGACGGCTCAGTCGGTGAGCCATGTTTCGGGCAAGGAAAACGTGCGGGGCGGGGCGCTGGATTTCCTGCGCTTTCTCGCCTCGCTGCTGATCGTCGTCTACCACTATGGCGCCGAGAGCCCGATGCGGATCGAGCGCTTCGCTCAGGTGTTCTCGCGCGGCTTTCTGGCCACCGACTTCTTTCTCATCTTGTCGGGCTATGTGCTGGGCCGGGCCTATGGCGCCTCGACCCTGAGCGGGCGGCTGAGCACGCCGCAGTTCTGGGTGCGTCGCGCCGCGCGCGTGTGGCCTGGGCACCTGGCGGTGCTGGCCATGCTGGCGGTGCTGGTCGTGGTGCTGAACGCCATCGGCACCGACGCCCACAAGCCCAGCCGCTTCGCCTGGGACCAGATGGTTCCGCAGGCCCTGCTGATCCACGCCTGGGGCTTCCCCAGCGACGGTTGGAACCTGCCCAGCTGGAGCCTGTCGGCGCTGATCATCTGCTATGCCCTGTTCCCCAGCTTCTGGCGCGCGGTCAGCAAGATCCGCCACGCCTGGCTTCTGCCGCTGCTGGGTCTGGTGATCCTGGCCGCGTTCGAGGTGCTGGCCGAGACGGTGTTCGACCAGGGGCTGGCGGACCTGCGGTTCCAGTTCGGCGTGGTGCGGGCCCTGCCGCTGTTCATCCTGGGCGTCTGTCTGGCGCGTACCGTCGACATGCGCTGGCCCTCGGAAGGCGCGGCCCACGCCCTGCTGTGGGGCGGGGTGGCTTTGCTGGTCATCACCCAGCCGCTGGACCGCTACGCCTTGCCCGATCCGCTGCTGTTCGACGCGCCCTCGCTCCTGGCCATCGCCATGATCGTGCTGGGCGCCGGCCGCCTGCCGGTCAAGCGTCCGCAGCGGTGGATCGAGGAGGGCGCCAAGCTGTCGTTCGCCCTGTTCATCACCCACATCTTTGTCGGCGTGATCTACTGGAGCGCGGTGCACAAGCTGATCGACACCGTGCCGATCGGCATCGGCTGGCAGTGGCTGATGTGGCTGGCCGGCTTCCCCCTGGCCTATGGCGGGGCGTGGCTGTTCCACCGCTATATCGACCAGCCGCTGCAGGACCGCATCCAGCCGTTGTTGCGGCGGTAG
- the ygiD gene encoding 4,5-DOPA dioxygenase extradiol codes for MSRMPVLFVGHGSPMNAIEDNAWRRDWARLGRELPRPKAILMVSAHWETRGASAVSAAAAPETIHDFFGFPQALFDVRYPAPGDPDLAARVADLLAPDTVVQHPTRGLDHGAWGVLAPMYPDADIPVVQLSLDRDRSDRWHYEAGRRLAPLRDEGVLIMGSGDIVHNLRAADFRRPEAPPWADRFNETAKQLILAGDHDPLIDWRTLGPDAEASINSAEHYLPLLYVLGAQTPGEPVSFFTDDVFAAISMTGVQVG; via the coding sequence ATGTCCCGCATGCCCGTTCTCTTCGTCGGCCACGGCTCGCCGATGAACGCCATCGAGGACAACGCCTGGCGCCGCGACTGGGCGCGGCTGGGGCGTGAGCTGCCCCGCCCCAAGGCCATCCTGATGGTCAGCGCCCATTGGGAGACGCGCGGCGCCTCGGCGGTCAGCGCGGCGGCCGCGCCCGAGACGATCCACGACTTCTTCGGCTTCCCACAGGCCCTGTTCGATGTGCGCTATCCGGCGCCGGGCGACCCGGACCTGGCGGCGCGGGTGGCCGACCTGCTGGCGCCCGACACGGTGGTCCAGCACCCGACGCGCGGCCTCGACCACGGCGCCTGGGGCGTGCTGGCCCCGATGTATCCGGACGCGGACATTCCCGTCGTCCAGCTGAGCCTCGATCGCGACCGCAGCGACCGTTGGCACTACGAGGCCGGCCGGCGCCTGGCCCCGCTGCGCGACGAGGGCGTGCTGATCATGGGCAGCGGCGACATCGTCCACAACCTGCGCGCCGCCGACTTCCGCCGCCCCGAAGCCCCGCCTTGGGCCGATCGCTTCAACGAGACCGCCAAGCAGCTGATCCTGGCCGGCGACCACGACCCGCTGATCGACTGGCGCACCCTCGGCCCCGACGCCGAGGCCTCGATCAACAGCGCTGAACACTACCTGCCGCTACTCTACGTGCTGGGCGCCCAGACGCCGGGCGAGCCGGTGAGCTTCTTCACCGACGATGTGTTTGCGGCGATCTCGATGACGGGGGTGCAGGTGGGGTGA
- a CDS encoding DJ-1/PfpI family protein, with the protein MSQTLQIVIALFPGVTHLDFTGPHQVLCRLPGAKVTVASLAGGEIEADGLVFARLPRLSDIETCDVLIVPGGFGTTQAMGDPDFIAEIRRLADGARYVCSVCTGSLVLAAAGLLKGKRAACHWAWRDQLALFGAIPDAARVARDGRYITGGGVTAGIDFALTLIAELAGEEMAQGIQLAVEYAPAPPFNAGRPETAPAAVLERITALYGQGMDERVAAAKAAAGVL; encoded by the coding sequence ATGAGCCAGACCCTGCAGATCGTGATCGCCCTGTTCCCGGGTGTCACGCACCTGGACTTCACCGGCCCGCATCAGGTGCTCTGCCGCCTGCCCGGCGCCAAGGTCACCGTGGCCAGCCTGGCCGGCGGCGAGATCGAGGCCGACGGCCTGGTGTTCGCCCGCCTGCCCAGGCTGTCGGACATCGAGACCTGCGACGTGCTGATCGTGCCGGGCGGCTTTGGCACGACCCAGGCGATGGGCGATCCTGACTTTATCGCGGAGATCCGGCGACTGGCCGATGGCGCGCGCTATGTCTGCTCGGTGTGCACCGGCTCGCTGGTGCTGGCGGCGGCGGGGCTCTTGAAGGGCAAGCGGGCGGCCTGCCACTGGGCCTGGCGCGACCAGCTGGCGCTGTTCGGCGCCATTCCCGACGCCGCGCGGGTGGCGCGGGACGGCCGCTACATCACCGGCGGCGGAGTGACGGCGGGCATCGACTTCGCCTTGACGCTGATCGCCGAACTGGCCGGCGAGGAGATGGCCCAGGGCATCCAGCTGGCCGTGGAGTATGCGCCGGCCCCGCCGTTCAACGCGGGGCGGCCCGAGACTGCGCCGGCGGCGGTGCTGGAGCGGATCACGGCGCTTTACGGCCAGGGCATGGACGAGCGGGTGGCGGCGGCGAAGGCGGCGGCGGGGGTGTTGTAG
- a CDS encoding GlxA family transcriptional regulator produces the protein MSRAIGFLVYPGFQLLDATGPIAAFEIAGRLTPGAYSLHFLSLRGGLVPSTSGMVVQTKALAEAPPLDTLLIAGGDAVKVPASCPETLAFVRQTGRSARRVASVCSGTYVLAEAGLLDGKRATTHWSRTKDFQRRYPNIKLEPDRIWVQDGSVWSSAGITAGIDLSLALIGADEGEAVARRTAQQLVVYHHRPGGQSQHSALIDLRPGRFDALLSWARQNLSEPLTVEQLADRAAMSPRNFARLFAQETGVTPAKAIERLRVEAARALLDSQPLQVEDVALETGFGDPERMRRAFIRAFGQPPQALRRARAVAIPLS, from the coding sequence ATGTCCCGCGCGATCGGCTTTCTCGTCTATCCGGGCTTCCAGCTGCTGGACGCCACCGGCCCGATCGCGGCGTTCGAGATCGCCGGCCGGCTGACGCCGGGCGCCTACAGCCTGCACTTTCTGTCGCTGCGCGGGGGTCTCGTCCCCAGCACCTCGGGCATGGTCGTACAGACCAAGGCCCTGGCCGAGGCCCCGCCGCTGGACACCCTGCTGATCGCCGGCGGCGACGCCGTGAAGGTTCCAGCCAGTTGCCCCGAAACCCTGGCCTTTGTCCGCCAGACCGGCCGCTCGGCCCGCCGCGTGGCCAGCGTCTGTTCAGGAACCTATGTTCTGGCTGAGGCGGGCCTCTTGGACGGCAAGCGCGCCACCACCCACTGGAGCCGGACCAAGGACTTCCAGCGCCGTTACCCCAACATCAAGCTCGAGCCCGACCGCATCTGGGTTCAGGACGGGTCGGTGTGGAGCTCGGCGGGCATCACCGCCGGCATTGACCTGTCCCTGGCCCTGATCGGCGCCGACGAGGGCGAGGCCGTCGCCCGCCGCACGGCCCAGCAACTGGTGGTCTATCACCACCGCCCGGGCGGCCAGTCGCAGCACTCGGCGCTCATTGACCTGCGCCCCGGCCGCTTCGACGCCCTGCTCTCCTGGGCGCGCCAGAACCTGTCCGAGCCCTTGACCGTCGAACAGTTGGCCGACCGCGCCGCCATGAGCCCGCGCAACTTCGCCCGCCTGTTCGCCCAGGAGACCGGCGTCACCCCGGCCAAGGCCATCGAACGCCTGCGCGTCGAAGCCGCGCGGGCTCTGCTCGACAGCCAGCCGCTGCAGGTCGAGGACGTGGCGCTGGAGACGGGTTTTGGCGATCCGGAGCGGATGCGGCGGGCGTTCATCAGGGCGTTCGGACAGCCGCCCCAGGCGCTGCGACGGGCGCGGGCTGTCGCGATCCCTCTCTCTTAG
- a CDS encoding carbon-nitrogen hydrolase family protein — MSLTVATVQFAVCADIAANLAAIERLMRQARAGGADVIHVPEAALSGYAGVDFASFDGFDGFDGFDWPRLEAATRRVMDLAGELKLWTILGSAHPLSEGRKPHNCAYVIDASGALVDRYDKRFCAGDAAGLTGDLAHYTPGDHFAVFEINGVRCGVLICHDYRYPELYRAYHRLGVRLMFHGFHAGGLSVERFAAMEADVGSHHLTGGTTLPAITMPAGMIASASNNNMWISCPNSSAPRSCWPSFCVRPDGVITGALEPETEGVLLSLIDPDAPIYDSTLAWRGRAIDGVLHSGEVADDPRSRDRRGL; from the coding sequence ATGAGTCTGACCGTCGCCACCGTCCAGTTCGCCGTCTGCGCCGACATCGCCGCCAATCTGGCGGCGATCGAACGCCTGATGCGCCAAGCCCGGGCGGGCGGCGCGGACGTCATTCATGTCCCGGAAGCGGCCCTGTCGGGCTATGCCGGCGTCGATTTCGCAAGCTTCGACGGCTTCGACGGCTTCGACGGGTTCGACTGGCCGCGCCTGGAGGCCGCGACCCGTAGGGTCATGGACCTGGCCGGCGAACTGAAGCTTTGGACCATCCTGGGCTCGGCCCATCCGCTGTCCGAAGGGCGAAAGCCGCACAACTGCGCCTATGTCATCGACGCCTCGGGCGCGCTGGTCGACCGTTATGACAAGCGGTTCTGCGCCGGCGACGCGGCGGGCCTGACCGGGGACCTGGCCCACTATACGCCGGGCGACCACTTCGCCGTCTTCGAGATCAACGGCGTGCGCTGCGGCGTGCTGATCTGCCACGACTATCGTTATCCGGAACTCTACCGCGCCTATCACCGGCTGGGCGTGCGGCTGATGTTCCACGGCTTCCACGCGGGCGGGCTCTCGGTCGAACGCTTCGCGGCGATGGAGGCTGACGTCGGAAGCCATCACCTGACCGGCGGGACGACGCTGCCGGCCATCACCATGCCGGCGGGCATGATCGCCAGCGCCTCGAACAACAATATGTGGATCAGCTGTCCGAACTCGTCGGCGCCGCGAAGCTGCTGGCCCTCGTTTTGTGTGAGGCCGGATGGCGTGATCACCGGGGCCTTGGAGCCCGAGACCGAAGGGGTTCTGCTGTCGCTGATCGACCCCGACGCGCCGATCTACGACAGCACCTTAGCCTGGCGGGGCCGCGCGATCGACGGGGTGCTACATTCGGGGGAGGTTGCGGACGATCCGAGATCGCGGGACCGGAGAGGGCTTTAG
- a CDS encoding DUF1003 domain-containing protein has translation MSHDRLDQLSMDLLGKSYADLNDVQKRVIDLILAEQPSDPRTILDEGTFWTRLADKVAAIGGSWSFIGGFGLALLLWIGVNLALKPLHLAFDPYPFIFLNLLLSTVAAIQAPVIMMSQNRQAAKDRLSAEHDYAVNLRAELEIMRVIDKLDALRSDELMVLCREHAERLAQLQDEVAILRAERGG, from the coding sequence ATGTCGCACGACCGCCTCGACCAGCTTTCGATGGACCTGCTGGGCAAGTCCTACGCCGATCTCAACGACGTCCAGAAGCGGGTCATCGACCTGATCCTGGCCGAGCAGCCCTCGGATCCGCGCACCATCCTCGACGAGGGGACCTTCTGGACGCGTCTGGCCGACAAGGTCGCGGCCATCGGCGGCTCGTGGAGCTTCATCGGCGGCTTTGGCCTGGCGCTGCTGCTGTGGATCGGGGTGAACCTGGCGCTCAAGCCGCTGCACCTGGCGTTCGACCCCTATCCGTTCATCTTCCTGAACCTCCTGCTCTCGACCGTGGCGGCGATCCAGGCCCCAGTGATCATGATGAGCCAGAACCGCCAGGCGGCTAAGGATCGGCTGTCCGCCGAGCACGACTATGCGGTCAACCTGCGCGCCGAGCTGGAGATCATGCGGGTGATCGACAAGCTGGACGCCCTGCGCAGCGACGAGCTGATGGTGCTATGCCGCGAACACGCCGAACGTCTGGCGCAGCTGCAGGACGAGGTGGCGATCCTGCGGGCGGAGCGGGGCGGATGA
- a CDS encoding YegP family protein — MAHKFVIKKNKAGEFVAYFTYNSETIFWTEGYASKASAKNAIESIKKNGPDAEIDDQTD; from the coding sequence ATGGCCCATAAGTTCGTAATCAAGAAGAACAAGGCCGGCGAGTTCGTCGCCTACTTTACCTACAACAGCGAAACCATCTTCTGGACCGAGGGCTATGCGTCCAAGGCCTCGGCCAAGAACGCCATCGAGTCGATCAAGAAGAACGGCCCGGACGCCGAGATCGACGACCAGACGGACTGA
- a CDS encoding SDR family oxidoreductase, protein MITMIREGSMPANGRKSIFITGAASGIGLACAKRFAKEGWFVGLSDIDKVGLKAALLAIGPENGSIHPLDVRDREAWENVIGEFGRETGGQANALLNNAGVARFGMLNEMSDADCDIQIDINIKGVINGARAGLPLLKAAGGRLINVASCAGLYGSPKLAVYSATKFAVRGLSEALDVEYAAYGVSVACVMPWFVETPILNAASDGSNKSMSESLKAGGLEVYPVEDAAQVVWEAAHGKALHYLVGKRAKQMRFAASHMPGSLRKQLRSRPLL, encoded by the coding sequence TTGATAACAATGATACGGGAGGGGTCCATGCCGGCGAACGGGCGCAAGAGCATCTTCATCACGGGCGCGGCCAGCGGCATCGGCCTGGCCTGCGCCAAGCGCTTCGCCAAGGAGGGCTGGTTCGTCGGCCTGTCGGACATCGACAAGGTGGGGCTCAAGGCCGCCCTGCTGGCCATCGGCCCGGAGAACGGCTCGATCCATCCCCTGGACGTCCGCGACCGCGAGGCCTGGGAGAACGTCATCGGCGAGTTCGGACGCGAGACCGGCGGCCAGGCGAACGCCCTGCTGAACAATGCCGGCGTCGCGCGCTTTGGCATGCTGAACGAGATGTCCGACGCCGATTGCGACATCCAGATCGACATCAACATCAAGGGCGTGATCAACGGCGCCCGCGCGGGCCTGCCGCTGTTGAAGGCGGCCGGCGGGCGACTGATCAATGTGGCCTCGTGCGCGGGCCTCTATGGCTCGCCGAAGCTTGCGGTCTATTCGGCCACCAAGTTCGCGGTGCGGGGGCTGTCAGAGGCTCTGGACGTCGAGTACGCCGCCTACGGCGTCAGCGTCGCCTGCGTCATGCCGTGGTTCGTCGAGACGCCGATCCTCAACGCGGCCTCGGACGGCTCCAACAAATCGATGTCGGAGTCGCTGAAGGCCGGCGGGCTGGAGGTCTATCCCGTCGAGGACGCAGCCCAGGTGGTCTGGGAGGCCGCCCACGGCAAGGCGCTGCACTACCTGGTGGGCAAGCGGGCCAAGCAGATGCGCTTCGCCGCCAGCCACATGCCGGGCAGCCTTAGGAAGCAGCTCCGCTCCCGGCCCCTACTGTAG
- a CDS encoding cell wall hydrolase has protein sequence MYIKSQTRADARGLVGAVLVGSITGLALGGVYLLGGLAQSASTHARVARLAEGASGDFSEAAMLSASTRMDPGALAVAKRHDPYLFAAVDQRDRQSAMLAARLEGAGSTLLPGQSGRTGPLMLRASFGTMFNGGGAGPFQLGNALQSSRELECLAQAVYYEARGETPSGQAAVAQVVLNRVRHPAFPKSICGVVFQGAYNRTGCQFSFACDGSMRRARDIGAWSRARKVATRVVAGTIESPVGSATHFHTVHVSPGWGLRLQRVTQVGMHIFYRFGRRSGGSIQSPTVDDIAPSEIASLTADGHGPVAYASLARPELANGAPGVGGPLGPVSEPASAPALTPAKASAPTHDKPALDGLKATVGAGSGAAS, from the coding sequence TTGTATATCAAGTCGCAGACGCGCGCGGATGCGCGCGGGCTGGTCGGCGCCGTATTGGTGGGATCCATCACGGGTCTCGCCCTGGGCGGCGTTTACCTTCTGGGTGGCCTGGCCCAATCGGCCTCCACCCACGCCCGTGTCGCCCGATTGGCGGAAGGCGCTTCGGGAGATTTCTCCGAGGCGGCGATGCTCAGCGCGTCTACGCGTATGGACCCCGGCGCGCTCGCCGTGGCCAAGCGTCATGATCCCTATCTCTTCGCCGCCGTCGATCAGCGTGATCGTCAGTCGGCCATGCTGGCCGCCCGTCTTGAAGGCGCCGGCTCGACCCTGCTGCCGGGCCAGAGCGGCCGCACCGGCCCGCTGATGCTGCGCGCCAGCTTCGGCACCATGTTCAATGGCGGCGGCGCGGGTCCGTTCCAGCTGGGCAACGCCCTGCAGAGCTCGCGCGAGCTCGAATGCCTGGCCCAGGCCGTCTATTACGAAGCCCGTGGCGAGACCCCCAGCGGCCAGGCGGCCGTGGCCCAGGTCGTTCTGAACCGCGTGCGTCACCCGGCCTTCCCGAAGTCGATCTGCGGCGTCGTGTTCCAGGGCGCCTACAACCGCACGGGCTGCCAGTTCAGCTTCGCCTGCGACGGCTCGATGCGCCGCGCCCGCGACATCGGCGCCTGGAGCCGGGCTCGCAAGGTCGCCACCCGCGTCGTGGCTGGCACGATCGAGAGCCCCGTCGGCTCGGCCACGCACTTCCACACCGTCCATGTGTCGCCGGGCTGGGGGCTGCGCCTTCAGCGCGTGACCCAGGTGGGCATGCACATCTTCTATCGCTTCGGTCGCCGCAGCGGCGGTTCGATCCAATCCCCGACTGTGGACGACATCGCGCCGTCCGAGATCGCCAGCCTGACGGCCGACGGTCACGGCCCGGTGGCCTATGCCAGCCTGGCGCGTCCGGAGCTCGCCAATGGCGCGCCGGGCGTCGGCGGGCCCCTCGGTCCGGTCAGCGAACCGGCGTCCGCGCCGGCGCTGACGCCGGCCAAGGCCAGCGCGCCGACCCATGACAAGCCGGCGCTGGACGGTCTGAAAGCTACAGTAGGGGCCGGGAGCGGAGCTGCTTCCTAA
- a CDS encoding PadR family transcriptional regulator, which translates to MPTDTDIFESLRQELRRGTLILAVLAQLREERYGYSLRQALSGVGVEIDEGALYPMLRRLEAQGLLASEWREEDKRKKRFYQLSSEGRAVLARLADEWRAINAALEPLL; encoded by the coding sequence ATGCCCACCGATACGGACATCTTTGAATCGCTCCGCCAAGAGCTGCGGCGGGGAACGCTGATCCTCGCCGTGCTCGCCCAGCTTAGGGAGGAGCGCTACGGCTACAGCCTGCGTCAGGCGCTTTCGGGCGTGGGCGTGGAGATCGACGAAGGCGCGCTCTATCCGATGCTGCGCCGGCTGGAGGCTCAAGGGCTGCTGGCCAGCGAGTGGCGCGAGGAAGACAAGCGCAAGAAGCGTTTCTATCAGCTGTCGAGCGAGGGGAGGGCCGTGCTGGCCCGCCTCGCCGACGAATGGCGCGCCATCAACGCCGCCCTGGAGCCGCTGTTGTGA
- a CDS encoding c-type cytochrome yields MPRTIRTFAATALLAGGLLVAATSAAAQASAANGQKLAQRHCGGCHAVSGLRSALPGAPAFAKLYLRYPPGGVDQVLSEGMLSPQSPPEEGSPHTHPRMPQVKFDDDQRADLKAYLLSLDPR; encoded by the coding sequence ATGCCGCGCACGATCCGCACCTTCGCCGCCACCGCCCTGCTCGCGGGCGGCCTTCTGGTCGCAGCGACCTCGGCCGCCGCCCAGGCCTCGGCGGCCAATGGCCAGAAGCTGGCCCAGCGCCACTGCGGCGGTTGCCACGCCGTGAGCGGCCTGAGAAGCGCCCTTCCCGGCGCGCCGGCCTTCGCCAAGCTCTATCTGCGCTACCCGCCCGGCGGGGTCGACCAGGTGCTGTCCGAAGGCATGCTGTCGCCCCAATCGCCGCCCGAGGAGGGCTCGCCCCACACCCATCCGCGCATGCCGCAGGTTAAGTTCGACGACGACCAGCGCGCCGACCTCAAGGCCTATCTGCTCAGCCTGGACCCACGCTGA